One Thermus antranikianii DSM 12462 DNA window includes the following coding sequences:
- a CDS encoding AAA family ATPase, with translation MRVSDLSWFTPPTEPKPAPPFFGQERALKALEAAFRQGGHGYLVGPSGLGKRKRLLAYLQDRPFPKEELVYLPLGEEAFPLLLPEGQGRALVEGVEALLAEFTPALFREKGFLYAKSLVEARYEKEAEALLKALAQEAEGYGFALLEGEGGLRLSGKGPMPPELSAKLEETVLAYVDVRQRAEAEVAALRRGFAERFLLPKAQELKRRFPQAGRYLDWITETLLRAAALEETLKLEKLLPRLLVEGGDRVVYEPNPSPERLFGHLEYEMQEGLLSTHLGLLRPGALHRATGGVLVLEAHRVWELGSYTLLKRALATEEVEPISPRPEVKGPRLKPASLKAQVFLVGPPEVIAFLEEDEEFLELFPFRVEFSPEIPYTKENVAYLGGFLQAEGVALTPEGLSALADEARRWAGHKERLDARLYRLLDLAKEASAFKHPLDREAVEKALLAREERFGLEEELYLKDLEEGVVALEVKGMRVGEINGLVVVEGPLPRGRPVRITAQAGPGREGILSIDREVGLGGQVFHKAVLTLAGYLRGSYASLGALSATVSLVFEQSYGGIEGDSAGLAELLAVLSAISGLPLRQDLAVTGAIDQTGRVLAVGRVAEKVEGFFRVCQTLGLTGSQGVVLPKANLPHLTLRKEVVEAVAKGRFHLYAVEEVDQAIELLFGRKAYWVHDKVREVLGEFRKMENGEENPSP, from the coding sequence ATGCGGGTTAGCGATCTCTCCTGGTTCACCCCACCCACCGAGCCCAAACCTGCTCCCCCCTTCTTCGGCCAAGAGCGGGCCCTTAAGGCCCTCGAGGCCGCCTTCCGCCAGGGGGGGCACGGCTATTTGGTGGGGCCAAGCGGCCTTGGCAAAAGAAAACGCCTCCTCGCCTACCTGCAGGACCGCCCCTTTCCCAAGGAAGAGTTGGTGTACCTTCCCCTGGGGGAAGAAGCCTTCCCCCTTCTCCTCCCCGAGGGGCAGGGCCGGGCCCTGGTGGAAGGGGTGGAGGCCCTCCTCGCCGAGTTCACCCCCGCCCTCTTCCGGGAAAAGGGCTTCCTTTACGCCAAAAGCCTGGTGGAAGCCCGCTACGAGAAGGAGGCCGAAGCCCTCCTGAAAGCCCTGGCCCAGGAGGCGGAGGGCTACGGGTTTGCCCTTTTGGAAGGGGAAGGGGGCCTGAGGCTATCGGGGAAGGGTCCCATGCCCCCAGAGCTTTCCGCCAAGCTGGAGGAAACCGTCTTGGCCTACGTGGACGTGCGGCAGCGGGCGGAAGCGGAAGTGGCTGCCTTGAGGCGGGGCTTTGCCGAACGCTTCCTCCTGCCCAAGGCCCAGGAGCTTAAAAGGCGCTTCCCCCAGGCGGGCCGCTACCTGGACTGGATCACGGAAACCCTGTTGCGGGCCGCCGCTTTGGAGGAAACCCTCAAGCTGGAAAAGCTCCTACCCCGGCTTTTGGTGGAGGGAGGGGACCGGGTGGTCTATGAGCCCAACCCCAGCCCGGAAAGGCTCTTCGGCCACCTGGAGTACGAGATGCAAGAGGGTCTCCTCTCCACCCACCTGGGGCTTTTGCGCCCCGGGGCCCTGCACCGGGCCACGGGAGGGGTGCTGGTCCTCGAGGCCCACCGGGTGTGGGAACTCGGAAGCTACACCCTCCTGAAGCGGGCCCTGGCCACGGAGGAGGTGGAACCCATCTCCCCCAGGCCCGAGGTCAAGGGCCCCCGCCTCAAACCCGCCTCCCTCAAGGCCCAGGTCTTCCTGGTGGGCCCCCCGGAGGTGATCGCCTTCCTGGAGGAGGACGAGGAATTCCTGGAACTTTTCCCCTTCCGCGTGGAGTTCAGCCCGGAGATCCCCTATACGAAGGAAAACGTGGCCTACCTGGGGGGGTTTTTGCAAGCCGAGGGGGTGGCCCTGACCCCTGAGGGTCTCTCCGCCCTGGCGGACGAGGCCCGGCGCTGGGCCGGGCACAAGGAACGCCTGGACGCCAGGCTCTACCGCCTTTTAGACCTGGCAAAGGAAGCTTCGGCCTTCAAGCACCCTCTGGACCGGGAAGCGGTGGAAAAAGCCCTCCTGGCAAGGGAGGAGCGGTTCGGCTTGGAAGAGGAGCTTTACCTGAAGGACCTCGAGGAGGGGGTGGTGGCCCTCGAGGTAAAGGGTATGCGGGTGGGGGAGATCAACGGCCTGGTGGTGGTGGAAGGCCCCCTGCCCCGGGGGCGGCCCGTGCGCATCACTGCCCAGGCAGGCCCCGGGCGGGAGGGCATCCTTTCCATCGACCGGGAAGTGGGCCTGGGGGGGCAGGTGTTCCACAAGGCGGTCCTCACCCTGGCGGGCTACCTGCGGGGAAGCTACGCCAGCCTGGGGGCCCTTTCCGCCACGGTGAGCCTGGTCTTTGAGCAAAGCTACGGGGGCATAGAGGGGGATTCGGCGGGGCTTGCGGAGCTTTTGGCGGTGCTTTCCGCCATCTCTGGCCTTCCCCTAAGGCAGGACCTGGCGGTCACCGGGGCCATAGACCAGACGGGAAGGGTTTTGGCCGTGGGCCGGGTGGCAGAGAAGGTGGAGGGATTCTTCCGGGTCTGCCAAACCCTGGGGCTCACGGGAAGCCAGGGGGTGGTGCTTCCCAAGGCCAACCTTCCTCATCTGACCCTGCGGAAGGAGGTGGTGGAGGCGGTGGCCAAGGGACGCTTCCACCTCTATGCGGTGGAGGAGGTGGACCAGGCCATAGAGCTTCTCTTCGGCCGCAAGGCCTACTGGGTCCACGACAAGGTGCGGGAGGTCCTGGGGGAGTTCCGCAAGATGGAAAACGGGGAGGAGAACCCCTCCCCGTAA